Part of the Labilibaculum antarcticum genome, ATTCCCTGACCCTAATAGAATGATTAACATGAATATACCCCAGGAAACACTGAAACCTGTAAGAATAGTTCGTAGTTTGTTTTTTCGAATGGTTTCAAAAATTTCTTGCCACTTATCAAGATCAAACATGATTTCTTTATTTAGAATTTCACAACTATAATATAGACGCACGAAGCATCCTTAACGTTACAATTGTGATGTCCTAAAATTTTGGTGGTATTTAATAACTGGAGGTTTTCTTACTTGCAAGTTAAAGAAAGATTTCAAAGAAATCAATACTTACAAAAATAAAAGCTAAGCGATATATTATAGAATAAACAGATTGGATTCTTTCATCGTCTTAGTTGTTCTTTTAATCTTATTTAACGTTCATTAGGAGCTATTAACCACTGTTTGCCTTATCTTTAGGGTATAGATTAGAAATAAGAAAAAGTAGTTTTATCATAGATTTAGATTAAGGTTAAAAATTAGTTTTAAAAGGATCAGTTGGTTGCTGATTCTTTTTTTTGTGTCAAAATTCCTTTTCATCTAAACCAGATATTCAGCAAACAGTTCATCAAAAACTTCGCCTTTGGAGAGGCGTCCATTTACCAGGCATATTGTATAAACTTTCCCCTTTGCACAAAGTTTATTATCTGATAATCGATAAATGTCTTCATTAAACACCAACTTCACTCCTTCCCGCTCAATATTTAAGCGTACCTCAAATTCATCGCCACTAGTTAATGATGTTTTATAATCTATCTCAATTCTCGAAACCATAGCATCTGTTCCCTGCTCGTGTAATGCCTTAAAGTTATTTCCAATCGATTCTAAAAATTCATGTCGTGCATGCTCCAAATAATTTTGATACACAGAGTTATTCACAACTCCCTGAATGTCGCACTCGTAATCGCGGACTTTAAATACTAAAGTAAATATATAGTTCTTCATTAATTATTCGTATTTGAAAGCTTAAAGCTAAATAAATTTGATGAATAAAAAGACCTGATAGGCTTCCATTCCTATCAGGTCAATTTAAATATCTACAGCATTACAAGTAATACATTTTTACCAATCCTGCTTTTTATCTACGTAATCGCTAAAGCTTTCTATTCCTAAATCTTCTATTGATTTTTTACAGAATGAATAGATGAAGGCTGATGCCAAACGAGCATTGGTTACCAATGGAATGTTCAAGTCAATTGCAGTTCTTCTGATTAAATAATCATTATTCAACTCCGTTTTACTTAAGTTCTTTGGTATGTTAATAACCAAATCAACCTTACGCTCTTTAATTAAATTATGAGCAGTTATTGCAACATCTTCATCAGGCCAACCTACACTTTCGATGGTAACACCGTTCTCTTCCAAGAATTTTGCAGTACCTCTTGTACCATACAATTTATGTCCTCTTTCTTCGAGCATTTTAGCGCTTTTCAAAAGCTCTATTTTTGAGCGAATAGGACCACTGCTAATTAATATTGCACTCTTCGGTATTCTGTAACCAACAGATAACATGGCTTTTAGTATTGCATCGTAGTAGTCTGATCCAATACAGCCAACTTCACCTGTCGAAGACATATCTACACCCAAAACAGGATCTGCTTTCGAGAGTCTTGAAAAGGAAAATTGAGATGCTTTTATTCCAATATGCTCCAACTCAAACATTGATGGCAAATTGTTTGGAATAGGAACATCTAACATTGCTTGAGTGGCAACTTCAATAAAATTAAAGTCCATAACTTTTGATACAAACGGAAAACTTCTACTTGCACGCAGGTTACACTCGATCACTTTAATGTCATTATCTTTTGCCAGCAACTGCATATTAAATGGCCCGGTAATATTAAGTGATTTTGCTATTTTAGCTGCAATCTTACGAATTCTGCGAATGGTTTCGAAGTACAATTTTTGCGGAGGAAAAACTAAAGTAGCATCTCCGGAATGAACTCCGGCAAACTCTACGTGTTCCGATATCGCATCAATTATTATTTCACCATTTTTAGCTACACCATCGAATTCAATCTCTTTGGCTTCCTGAATAAATTCACTAACTACAACAGGATATTGCTTTGATATCAAAGCGGCTAAATCGAGGAAATGACCTAATTCATCGTGATTCGAAACCACGTTCATTGCAGCTCCTGAAAGCACGTAACTTGGTCGTATCAAAACAGGAAAGCCTACTTCATCAATAAAGTCATTAATTGCCTCTTTGCTTGTTAGCTCATTCCATCTGGGCTGATCAATCTTCAATTCATCAAGCATGGAAGAAAAAGTCTGACGATTTTCAGCTCTATCAATCGATTCTGGAGACGTTCCTAAAACTTTTACATCTGCTTTGTGCAAACGCATTGCTAAGTTCTGAGGAATCTGTCCTCCTACCGATACAATAACACCACGAGGCGATTCTAAATCGATGATATCCAATACTCTTTCGAAAGAAAGTTCATCAAAGTACAAACGATCACACACATCGTAATCAGTACTTACTGTTTCCGGATTATAATTGATCATTACAGATCGCAAACCTTCTTTATTTACTGCATTTAGTGCATTTACACTACACCAGTCAAATTCAACTGAAGACCCTATTCGATAGGCTCCTGAACCCAATACGATAACCGATTGATTATCGTCGACATAAGTGATGTCATTTTCATCACCACTATAGGTTAAATAAACGTAGTTCGTTTGTGCGGGATACTCTGCAGCAAGTGTATCAATTTGCTTCACTACAGGAACAATCCCTTTTGCTTTACGATGTTTTCTCACCTGTAATAATTCCGATTCCATATCGGTTCTTTCAGGTTTTAAAACAAATCGTGCTAACTGGAAATCAGAAAAGCCATATACTTTTGATGCCTTAAGTAACGCATCAGGTAATTCCTGTAAGTTATTGTATTTCTGAAGATCCCATTTCAATTTTGTAATGTGTTCCAGCT contains:
- a CDS encoding acyl-CoA thioesterase, translated to MKNYIFTLVFKVRDYECDIQGVVNNSVYQNYLEHARHEFLESIGNNFKALHEQGTDAMVSRIEIDYKTSLTSGDEFEVRLNIEREGVKLVFNEDIYRLSDNKLCAKGKVYTICLVNGRLSKGEVFDELFAEYLV
- the carB gene encoding carbamoyl-phosphate synthase (glutamine-hydrolyzing) large subunit, producing MANILRKMIKDSIKKVLVLGSGALKIGEAGEFDYSGSQALKAMKEEGIYTVLINPNIATVQTSKGIADQIYFLPVTPHFVEQVILKEKPDGILLAFGGQTALNCGVELFNAGLLKKYNLQVLGTPIEAIIKTEDREIFANELRGIDVKTPQSFAVGSVPEALKAAGKLGFPIIIRAAFTLGGQGSGFCSNMDELEKLAENALSYSGQILVEESLKGWKEVEYEVVRDAYDNCITVCNMENFDPLGIHTGESIVIAPSQTLTNSEYHKLRSLAIKIIRHFGVVGECNVQYALDPNSEDYRVIEVNARLSRSSALASKATGYPLAFIAAKLGLGYALHELKNAVTKTTTACFEPALDYVVCKIPRWDLNKFEGVTKEIGSSMKSVGEVMAVGRNFEEAIQKGLRMIGQGMHGFVGNVHSKFEDVDRELSHPTDMRIFSIAQAFEQGYSIDKIHNLTKIDKWFLSKLEHITKLKWDLQKYNNLQELPDALLKASKVYGFSDFQLARFVLKPERTDMESELLQVRKHRKAKGIVPVVKQIDTLAAEYPAQTNYVYLTYSGDENDITYVDDNQSVIVLGSGAYRIGSSVEFDWCSVNALNAVNKEGLRSVMINYNPETVSTDYDVCDRLYFDELSFERVLDIIDLESPRGVIVSVGGQIPQNLAMRLHKADVKVLGTSPESIDRAENRQTFSSMLDELKIDQPRWNELTSKEAINDFIDEVGFPVLIRPSYVLSGAAMNVVSNHDELGHFLDLAALISKQYPVVVSEFIQEAKEIEFDGVAKNGEIIIDAISEHVEFAGVHSGDATLVFPPQKLYFETIRRIRKIAAKIAKSLNITGPFNMQLLAKDNDIKVIECNLRASRSFPFVSKVMDFNFIEVATQAMLDVPIPNNLPSMFELEHIGIKASQFSFSRLSKADPVLGVDMSSTGEVGCIGSDYYDAILKAMLSVGYRIPKSAILISSGPIRSKIELLKSAKMLEERGHKLYGTRGTAKFLEENGVTIESVGWPDEDVAITAHNLIKERKVDLVINIPKNLSKTELNNDYLIRRTAIDLNIPLVTNARLASAFIYSFCKKSIEDLGIESFSDYVDKKQDW